A window from Culex pipiens pallens isolate TS chromosome 3, TS_CPP_V2, whole genome shotgun sequence encodes these proteins:
- the LOC120419542 gene encoding tyrosine-protein kinase Abl isoform X2 produces the protein MGAQQVKERSGAGAGTIGTGGSIGGLSGGGGGGTASALGAGSSIRSSRNKPRVPKDSRILGSNIFTEHSALLQSRPLPHIPPPGTLLPTDLLSSQEGSENHTGTLHSQGSSNTAQSSFENAHRWTSKENLLAPGPEEDDPQLFVALYDFKAGGENQLSLRKGEQVRILSYNKSGEWCEAHSDSGHVGWVPSNYVTPLNSLEKHSWYHGPISRNAAEYLLSSGINGSFLVRESESSPGQRSISLRYDGRVYHYRISEDSDGKVYVTAEAKFNTLAELVHHHSVLHEGHGLITPLLYPAPKQNKPTVFPLSPEPDEWEICRTDIVMKHKLGGGQYGEVYEAVWKRYGNTVAVKTLKEDTMALKDFLEEAAIMKEMKHPNLVQLIGVCTREPPFYIITEFMSHGNLLDFLRSAGRETLDAVALLYMATQIASGMSYLESRNFIHRDLAARNCLVGDNNLVKVADFGLARLMRDDTYTAHAGAKFPIKWTAPEGLAYNKFSTKSDVWAFGVLLWEIATYGMSPYPGIDLTEVFHRLESGYRMERPPGCPPEVYELMRKCWQWNAQDRPTFKSIHHDLEHMFQESSITEAVEKQLQGVGQPVQLTPQMVKKPQMGTVQHEPAITPISDTGSSSKLSTFSNKPSTAGVQMRRTTNKRGKQAPAPPKRTSLLSSSRDSTYRDEDGKPGDGCGDQQNTNGIIPITKSTSCSSFLIDKLFRGFSRDLANLVNRTTDSENEQTEITPDTDTDSQEPPGGTFQKSSSQQSSFKRVPIMGNRGLETRGSKRLPQGTPRAPSGPPPTGIPPVAAAAAVVGALEVQNVKKAINRYGTLPKGARIGAYLESLRQSDGSPAPQGGQTATPPDPPPPMAAANVISNSLLAAQRAAMKGAQPLQQQQQQPQMIRSNSSSGVTMANSATASLSKLQRHRTTTDGSMMTFSSFRGGTVGSNNSPKRSMPPTLADLEFPPPPADLPPPPEEFEGHPQPPMEKLMKPSNDVSNTEPSVEEASSRFGVSLRRREPSTDSCSSLGSPADAMVHSSIEPSLSSSIPIPPPPSLKDKLEMKLAVEIKQKAANVPKSAIENSSSNHKVVDPASQLVSELAETMNLPKPPPPLPPSDVAQHYKSSDVSSLRKPGVNKPVAAIVEQPASFKAQLKKVEPKRMPNPIPKKEEANSIIDFKSRLRKVESGSGSESTANGDASMAGGSSDSSSDNNNKHHTNNGVSNNNNNSNILNNNQSSDHSSDGEPKAKKSEILRNGTSKNGGGGDSSAKLLLENNELNSLKLKKASPAQPVVTSVAPIDSNKIIELKKTEIKIELTQEDKKREVLDTNAGGGTGGDNLSTGSTGDEGDKRKSTGSISSLKKLWEAKESPNDHQGGAQLSPKLGVKSAANLKLNNNSEEASESSNPTTNSNNSSQHDEQLQQAPQLAKKPAVPLKPSKFSSIYATPVQIQAPTQTQAPAPTTTTTSKSNDSNSSLLSEKSTASSSSAPSSSSASREGILELVTLLEGSLHKLPASSAVSASQWLQLSERLHSLQSSCVTFADNEALPPHTKFHFRELVNRVDAQSRSLRSAAASSKNTSAQDNEKLVLEVGQSLKQISNALHRDTRIAQLPILTFS, from the exons CACTGCTGCAATCTCGGCCCCTGCCACACATCCCACCGCCCGGCACGCTCCTGCCAACGGATCTGCTGAGCAGCCAGGAAGGCTCGGAGAACCACACCGGGACGCTGCACTCCCAGGGCAGCTCCAACACGGCCCAGTCAAGCTTCGAGAACGCCCACCGGTGGACCTCGAAGGAGAACCTGCTAGCGCCGGGCCCCGAAGAGGACGACCCGCAGCTCTTCGTAGCCCTATACGACTTCAAGGCCGGCGGCGAGAACCAGCTCAGCCTGCGCAAGGGCGAACAGGTCCGGATACTGTCCTACAACAAGTCCGGCGAATGGTGCGAAGCCCACTCCGACTCGGGCCACGTCGGCTGGGTCCCCTCGAACTACGTCACCCCGCTAAACTCGCTCGAAAAGCACTCCTGGTACCACGGCCCCATCTCCCGCAACGCCGCCGAATACCTGCTCAGCTCGGGCATCAACGGAAGCTTCCTGGTGCGCGAAAGCGAAAGCTCACCCGGCCAGCGCAGCATCAGCCTGCGGTACGACGGACGCGTCTACCACTACCGAATATCCGAAGACTCGGACGGCAAGGTGTACGTCACGGCAGAGGCAAAATTCAACACGCTCGCCGAGCTCGTCCACCACCACAGCGTCCTGCACGAGGGTCACGGTCTCATCACGCCGCTGCTCTACCCGGCGccaaagcaaaacaaacccACGGTCTTCCCGCTGAGTCCCGAGCCGGACGAGTGGGAGATCTGCCGGACGGACATCGTGATGAAGCACAAGCTGGGCGGCGGACAGTACGGCGAGGTGTACGAAGCGGTGTGGAAACGGTACGGCAACACCGTGGCAGTGAAGACGCTCAAGGAGGACACGATGGCACTGAAGGACTTCCTCGAGGAGGCCGCCATCATGAAGGAGATGAAGCATCCCAACCTGGTGCAGCTGATAG GTGTGTGCACGCGCGAGCCCCCGTTCTACATCATCACCGAGTTCATGAGCCACGGCAACCTGCTCGACTTCCTGCGCTCGGCCGGCCGAGAAACGCTGGACGCCGTAGCGCTGCTGTACATGGCCACCCAGATCGCGTCCGGCATGAGCTACCTGGAGAGCCGCAACTTTATTCATCGCGATCTGGCGGCGCGAAACTGTCTCGTCGGCGACAACAACCTGGTCAAGGTGGCCGACTTCGGGCTGGCCCGATTGATGCGAGACGACACTTATACGGCCCACGCCGGCGCCAAGTTCCCGATCAAGTGGACCGCCCCGGAGGGCTTAGCCTATAACAAATTCAGCACCAAGTCGGACGTGTGGGCGTTCGGCGTGCTGCTGTGGGAGATTGCCACGTACGGCATGTCGCCGTACCCGGGGATCGATCTGACCGAGGTGTTCCACCGGCTCGAGTCCGGCTATCGGATGGAGAGACCGCCGGGCTGCCCGCCGGAAGTGTACGAGCTGATGCGAAAGTGCTGGCAGTGGAACGCCCAGGACCGGCCGACCTTCAAGAGCATACACCACGACCTAGAGCACATGTTTCAG GAATCGTCCATCACGGAGGCGGTAGAGAAACAGCTGCAGGGCGTTGGCCAGCCGGTTCAACTCACGCCCCAGATGGTCAAGAAGCCGCAGATGGGCACCGTGCAGCATGAGCCGGCAATCACGCCAATATCCG ACACCGGTTCCAGCTCGAAGTTGAGCACCTTCTCCAACAAACCGTCGACGGCGGGCGTGCAAATGCGGCGGACCACGAACAAGCGAGGCAAACAGGCTCCGGCCCCACCCAAGCGGACCAG CCTGCTGTCATCGAGCCGGGACTCGACGTACCGGGACGAGGACGGCAAACCGGGCGATGGTTGCGGTGACCAGCAGAACACGAACGGTATTATCCCCATCACTAAGTCAACCTCTTGCAGTAGTTTCCTTATCGATAAGCTGTTTCGAG GTTTCTCCCGCGATCTCGCCAACCTGGTCAACCGCACGACCGACTCGGAAAACGAGCAAACGGAAATCACCCCGGACACGGACACCGACAGTCAGGAGCCACCGGGCGGAACCTTCCAGAAATCGTCCTCCCAGCAAAGTTCCTTCAAGCGCGTCCCGATCATGGGTAATCGGGGGTTGGAAACACGCGGCAGCAAGCGCCTTCCGCAAGGGACGCCCCGAGCTCCGAGTGGGCCACCTCCGACGGGCATTCCGCCGGTTGCGGCCGCAGCGGCCGTTGTCGGCGCGCTGGAGGTTCAGAACGTGAAGAAGGCCATCAACCGGTACGGGACGCTGCCGAAGGGTGCTCGGATTGGTGCGTATCTTGAGTCGCTCAGGCAGAGTGATGGAAGTCCGGCGCCGCAGGGTGGTCAGACGGCGACCCCTCCGGATCCGCCACCACCGATGGCAGCGGCGAACGTCATTTCGAATAGTCTGCTTGCTGCGCAGCGTGCAGCTATGAAGGGAGCTCAACcacttcagcagcagcagcagcaacctcAGATGATTCGTAGCAACTCGTCGAGTGGAGTTACGATGGCCAACTCAGCAACCGCTAGTCTTTCCAAACTGCAACGCCACCGAACCACCACGGACGGTTCGATGATGACGTTCTCGTCGTTCCGGGGTGGCACCGTGGGCAGCAACAACAGTCCGAAACGGTCTATGCCGCCTACGCTGGCGGATCTGGAGTTCCCACCGCCGCCAGCCGATTTGCCACCCCCGCCTGAGGAGTTCGAGGGGCATCCGCAACCGCCGATGGAGAAGCTAATGAAGCCGTCTAACGACGTGTCCAACACGGAACCGAGCGTCGAGGAGGCCAGCTCGCGCTTCGGCGTAAGCCTTCGCCGGCGAGAACCGTCCACGGATTCGTGCAGCTCGCTGGGCAGCCCGGCGGACGCCATGGTCCACAGTAGCATCGAACCGTCTTTGTCGTCGTCGATACCGATTCCGCCGCCGCCGAGCCTCAAGGACAAGCTCGAGATGAAACTGGCGGTCGAAATTAAACAGAAAGCAGCAAACGTGCCAAAGTCAGCGATAGagaacagcagcagcaatcatAAAGTAGTAGATCCCGCTTCACAGTTAGTCAGTGAACTGGCGGAGACCATGAATCTACCGAAACCTCCACCGCCGCTTCCGCCGAGCGATGTGGCGCAGCACTACAAGTCGTCGGACGTGAGTTCACTGCGCAAACCGGGCGTCAACAAACCGGTTGCCGCCATCGTCGAGCAGCCAGCTTCGTTCAAGGCCCAGCTGAAGAAGGTCGAGCCCAAGCGGATGCCCAACCCGATTCCCAAGAAAGAGGAAGCAAACAGCATCATCGACTTCAAGTCGCGACTGCGCAAGGTTGAGAGTGGCAGCGGCAGTGAATCGACCGCAAACGGTGATGCTTCGATGGCCGGCGGAAGCAGCGACTCCAGCtcggacaacaacaacaagcaccACACGAACAACGGTgtgagcaacaacaacaataacagcaACATCCTGAACAACAACCAGTCGAGTGATCACTCGAGCGATGGTGAACCCAAGGCGAAGAAGAGCGAAATTCTGCGCAACGGGACGAGCAAGAACGGCGGCGGTGGGGACTCTTCGGCCAAGTTGCTGCTTGAAAACAATGAGTTGAACTCGTTGAAGCTGAAGAAGGCTTCGCCGGCGCAGCCAGTCGTTACGAGTGTCGCCCCGATCGATAGCAACAAGATTATCGAGCTGAAAAAGACTGAAATCAAGATTGAACTTACCCAGGAGGACAAGAAGCGCGAAGTCCTGGATACGAATGCTGGTGGTGGCACCGGCGGTGATAATCTGTCCACTGGCAGCACTGGAGACGAAGGGGACAAGCGGAAAAGCACCGGCAGCATCAGCAGCTTGAAAAAGCTGTGGGAGGCCAAAGAATCCCCAAACGATCACCAGGGCGGCGCCCAGCTCAGTCCCAAGCTGGGCGTGAAGAGCGCCGCGAATCTCAAGCTGAACAACAACTCCGAGGAGGCGTCCGAGAGCAGCAACCCTACAACGAATAGCAACAATTCCAGCCAACACGACGAACAGCTGCAGCAGGCACCGCAGCTAGCGAAAAAGCCCGCCGTCCCGCTGAAACCCTCCAAATTCTCGTCAATCTACGCCACGCCAGTCCAAATCCAAGCTCCAACTCAAACCCAAGCCCCCGccccaaccaccaccaccacgtcCAAGTCCAACGACAGCAACAGTTCGCTACTCTCGGAGAAATCCACCGCCTCTTCCTCGTCCGCCCCTTCCTCCTCTTCCGCGAGCCGCGAAGGAATCCTCGAACTGGTCACCCTGCTCGAGGGATCCCTTCACAAACTTCCCGCCAGCTCCGCTGTTTCCGCCTCCCAGTGGCTCCAGCTCAGCGAACGGCTCCACTCGCTCCAGTCGAGCTGCGTCACGTTCGCGGACAACGAAGCCCTGCCCCCGCACACCAAGTTCCACTTCCGCGAGCTGGTCAACCGCGTCGACGCGCAGTCCCGCTCGCTGCGGTCGGCCGCCGCCAGCAGCAAGAACACCTCGGCCCAGGACAACGAAAAGCTCGTGCTCGAAGTCGGTCAATCGCTGAAGCAAATTTCGAACGCGCTGCACAG GGACACTAGAATCGCTCAGCTGCCCATTTTGACGTTTAGCTAA